Part of the uncultured Tolumonas sp. genome is shown below.
GCTGCCACTGCAAACCATCAGCGCCAGTTTAAGTGCCATTGCCGCCGGTGACATGACGACAGATTTAGCGGTGCCCAAACAAAATACCGAAATTCGCCGGCTGGCACTGGAATCAAAAATGATGCAGCAAAAGTTGCGGGCGATGATCCACTCGATCCAGTCGTCGGCCAGAGAAGTAAAACATGAGGTGGTGTTACTGGCGACAGAAACAGAGCATATGGGCAATTCAGCCCGGGTCATGGAAGAACAAACCACCAGACTGACCTCTATCGCGCGTGAACTGCAAAGCACCACGCAAACGGTTCAGCAATATTGTGCTGATTCGAAAGTGCAAATGGGAGTGATTCACGATCATGTGCACAGCGGTGTCATGGTGATTGCCAATGCGGAAGAGAACATCGTGGCGATCAATAGTCGAATGCAAGAAGTCGTCAATTCATCCAGCCAGGTACAACGCGCAACGGATGATATTGTTAATCTGGTGAATGCTATTCAGCAGATTGCGAATCAGACGAATTTACTGGCATTAAACGCCGCGATTGAAGCCGCCAGAGCGGGTGAACATGGGCGCGGTTTTGCGGTCGTTGCCGACGAAGTGAGAAATTTATCTATCAAAGTCAGCGAAACATTATCTGAAGTCACTCAGGTGGTTGATTCCATCCGGGTTGCTTCACAACAGGCCACTAACTTCTCACATAAAACGGCAGAGCAGATCTCGCTGATAGAAAAACAGGATATGCGGCAGGTGGAAGAGCAATTTGAGGCTATAATCTTTGCTCAGGATGAAATGGCCCAACGCATTGAGAAGATAGTTGATTCCATGATCCTGCAGCGAGAAGTAGCCGATAACATTACTAATGCAGCGAATGAAACGCATGTAGTGTCAGAGCAAACGAGCCGGGCTGCGCAGACCATGAATACACTGAGTGAATCAACGTCGCAGATCTCAGAGCAGCTGGTGGAAGCCGTTAATGGATTTAAGGTGTAACGCATGTCTTCAGTAAAAAAAACAATATTAGTCAGTATTGTTGTCGGGCAATTGCTGGCGGGTTGTCAGTCGGTTACCGGTAGTGAAAAAGACAAATCAGCAGCCACGAAAAAGGGCAAAGAGCCATCACAACTATTTCTGGCTGATTTGAAAAAAAATGGTGACCATCTGTTTTGTGAGCAACCGGCGTATCTGCATTGTTTCCGGCAGACTAAAACAAAATGTTTAAAAGACTTAGCTGAAGTGAAAGAGCCTTGTTTGCAAAGTGCGTTGCAAAGCAATGGCGGTCAGGTGGCTGACAGTAATTATAAGAAAGTCGGTAATGATTTTGCATTATGTATGTTGGTCAAACATGCCTTGATGTATCCGCAACGGGCAGATGCCATCGGGCGTTGTTTAGATGATGCTAAATTTGACAATAAACCAGTAACAAACTGATTCGTTTGCTTACAAAATAAGCAATGAGAATGTGTCTTATTTTCTGGCGACTTTCAGCCCTGCCAACTATGCTGATCCTATTCCGGTGAAATGGGACGTCAGACGTTGATGTCTACTACAAACGCTAATATCGCGGCTGTTGGCACGATAACAATTGATGAAATGGGTCGTATTACCGCTTTTGATGATGTGGCTGTACGTTTGTTTGGGTATGAATCGGCGGAAGTGGTGGGAAAGAATGTCTCCATGTTGATGCCGGAGCCGTATCATTCCCAGCATGATGGTTATCTAGCTCGCTATCACCAAACATCGACACCACACGTAATTGGTAAAGGCCGCGAGGTGACCGGACGACGCAAAGACGGTTCGTTATTTCCGGTCTGGCTGGCGGTCAATGAAGTTACCTTTGGCGCTAATCGTCTGTTTGTTGGCTGCATCGTCGATTTATCTGATCTCAAAGCCACAAAAGCCGATCTGCTCAGCAGCACCGAAGTGACGCGCGCCATTCTTGAAACGGCAGTAAATCCAATCATTACCATCGGCGCAAAAGGCCATATTTGTTCGTTTAATCCTGCGGCGGAACGTATGTTTCAATACACCGCCAGTGAAGCTATTGGCCGGAACGTTAATATGCTTATGCCGTCGCCTTATCGGGAAGAACACGATGGTTATCTGTCGCGTTATTTACAGGAAGGCAACCCTCGTATTATCGGCGTGGGGCGCGAGGTAACCGCACAACGTAAAGATGGCTCCATCGTTCCCATCCATTTATCTGTGGGGGCGATGAAGATCTCCGGTGAGCCCATGTTTGTCGGCATCATTTCCGATATCAGTGAACAGAAACGCCACGAGGCGGAGCTGCAAGCGAAAAAAGCCGCGGAAGCGGGTTCCCGTGCTAAATCCGCTTTTCTGGCGCACATGAGCCATGAAATTCGCACACCAATGAATGCCATCCTTGGGTTTACCGAACTGGCCTTGCAAGATCACACGTTGTCACCCGAAACCGCCAAGCATCTGGACACCATTTATGGTTCAGCGCGTGCACTGCTGACGATCATCAACGATATTTTGGATGTCTCCAGGCTGGAAGCAGGAAAATATAAGCTGGAAATCATCGGCTTTCATCTGCCCAACATGATTGCCGAGACGGTAGAGCTGATGCATCAGCGTGCCGCGGAAAAAGACCTGATCATCAGCATTAAATACGATCGTCACTTACCGCAACGCGTGAAAGGCGATCCGACCCGGTTGCGTCAGGTCATCCTGAATTTACTCAGCAATGCGGTTAAATTCACCAACAAAGGCTCCATCAAAGTCGTGGTTTCAGCAACAAGCAAACCAGACCGCATTCAGTTTGATGTTATTGACTCTGGCATCGGTATGTCGGAAGCGGAAATGACCAAAGTATTTGAGCCCTTCATGCAGGCTGACAGTTCGATCTCTCGCCGTTTTGGCGGCACCGGGCTGGGTACAACCATTTGTAAACAAATCATTGAACTGATGAATGGCGATATCTGGCTTGAAAGTCAGTTAGGCGTTGGTACTACCGTGCATTTTGTTGTTCCGCTACCGGAAACGGAGCCGGATCAGATCTGTTTGTACGAAGAGATCCAAAATAAAAGCGAAGATTTTATTCCGCCGCGTTTATTTAACGTGTTGTTGGTGGAGGATCTCGAAAATAACGCTTATCTGGCCACTATCCGCCTGAAACAGATCGGGCATGAAGTGGAATGGGCCAAAAATGGACTGGAGGCGATCGCGGCATATCAAAAAGGCGGCCACGATTTGATCCTGATGGATGTCATGATGCCGGTGATGGATGGCTTACAGGCCACCCGTGAGATCCGCCAATTAGAGTCTCTGCAAGAGAAACATATTCCCATCATTGCGCTGACGGCAAGTGTGATGAAAGAAGATGAGATGAAATATCTGGAAGCGGGAATGGATGCCATTGCCGGAAAACCGATCGATTTTGACCAGCTATTTTCGTTGATGGAAGCGATGGTGCCGCAAGGGGCAGGGCGGATAAACCATGCCATCATGATTGAAATGCCGGTGAATAAAAATATTGATTTAACCCCGTTGAGCCCGGCGGCTGATTACCAGAAAGCCATGAAAAACTGGGTGGATGTTTACGCTTATATCAAAGCGTTGACCCAGTTTTCACAACAGCAGATCGATGATGCCGACATTATTTTGCACTTGCTGGAACAACACCCCGATGATGTTGAGCCGGCACGTGCGGTTGCACATGCCCTCAAAGGGCTGGCCGGTAATCTGGCATTATCTAAAGTGGCTGATTTAGCTGTTCATATCGATGGACATTTGAAGTCCGGACGACGTGATGAGGCGAGCCGGTTACTGGCGCCATTACGTCAGGCATTAATAGAAGCCGATAATTGCATTCAGACATTATCGCTGCCCAATGACGCCAGTGTTTTACTGAAAGATTTTGATTTAGTTGCCGTGCAGCAATTGTTTCAACAACTATCGCTGGCCTTAGACGAACTAAACCCTGATAGCACCGAACCGATCATGAAGCAGATCAGCGAATACGTTCGCGGAAGCGATCTGGCTGAGATTTATCACCATATTGAGCGATTTGATTTTCACAGTGCGAAAAAAGAGTTGCGAAAATTAGCACAAAGTCTGCTCGCCAATAGGAGGTCAGAATGAAGAAAAAGATCCTACTGGTCGACGATGAGCCGAATAACCTGCAATTACTCCGGCAGATATTGAGAGCTTCATACCAGCTTATCTTCGCGCATAACGGGCAGTCCGCGCTTGCCGCCGTCGCGGCGCATCATCCGGATTTGATCTTGTTAGATGTCATGATGCCCGATCTGGATGGTTATGAAGTCTGCCGTCGTTTAAAAGCTGATCCATTAACCCATGATATTCCAGTCATTTTTGTCACAGCAATGGGTGATGTCGATGATGAAGCTGCCGGGTTTGATGTGGGGGCAGTGGATTATATCCATAAACCCGTTTCCCCCGCGATTGTGATCCGCCGGGTGCAAACGCATCTCTCGCTGGTGCATGTCAAAGAGCTGGAAGATAGTCAGCGCGAAGCGATTTATATGCTCGGTGCCGCAGGCCACTATAACGACAACGATACTGGCCTGCATGTCTGGCGTATGGCGGCATATGCCAGAGCGCTTGCGGAAGCCTTTGGCTGGCCTGAACATTTGGCGGAACGGCTGGAGCTTGCTGCGCCATTGCACGATACCGGTAAGATTGGGATACCGGATGGCATCTTGAAAGCTCCACGTAAATTAACTGCGGAAGAGTGGGTGACCATGCGGCAGCACTCCCTCATTGGCTATGAAATTTTACAATGCAGTCATACCCCGATTTTTAAAATGGCGGCTGAAATTGCGCTCTATCATCATGAAAAATGGGATGGCAGCGGTTATCCGAAAGGGCTGGCTGGTGACAATATTCCACAGTCGGCACAGATCGTTGCGATAGCCGATGTTTTTGATGCGTTAACCATGAAGCGTTCTTACAAAGAAGCCTGGAGTGTTGAAGCCTCACTCGAAGATATGCGCGCCAACAGCGGCACACATTTTAATCCGGCACTGCTGACCATCTTTTTGAATATCCTGCCAAAAATACTGAATATCAAAAAAGAGTGGGACGAAAAGGATTAGCGTTCGTATCACTTTACATAAGCACTACCGCTGATAAGAAACGAGTATGGCATGTTGTATTAACTGATTGTTTTGTAATCGAACAGTCAAGGTTTGGTTTGTATTGCTGGCTTAAGCCAACTACGGTTAGAGTAACAAAGGAAGTTGTCATCCGTCTGTCATTTGGGTGTGTTGTAACTGACATTATGTTTTACCTCGTTTCTCTGTGTTCCTGCCTGTTTTGTTAACTACATGTATAATATGGTTAATTTAATATTTTTCTCCTGTTTTTGTTTCTCTTTGTTGCGTTGTTATTCATAATACACCACGCAATGTGTATCACATGGTGTATCACAAAGTTCAGAGGCAATAGGCGATGAGTGTTAATAAGCTGAATGACAACAAGCTAAAAGCGCTTCTAAAAAAGTCGGTAGAAAAAGAGTCATGGATAGCTGATGGTGACGGTTTGGCTATCCGTGCTCAGATCAGTGGTAATTTGACTTGGTATTACAGATATCGCCTTGGTGGACGTGATACTAAACTAGAAAGGCTGCTTCTTGGTAAGTATCCAGACTTGTCATTATCTGCAGCCAGAAAACTTAGGGATAAATGTCGCGCTTGGTTGGCTGAAAATAAAGATCCTCGCTTTATGCTAGACAGAGATACTCAAGAAACACTGAAGCCAGTCACCGTTAAGGATGCTTTAGAATATTGGGTTAACAATTACGCAGCACACAATCGAAAATATCCAGAGAAAGACCGTTCGCAGTTACAAGTTCATATTTATTCCAAGATAGGTTCAGTACCACTTCATATGGCTGATCGTAGACATTGGCTTTCAGCTCTAGAACAAATCACTCGCAAAGGGTCTCCAGTTGCTGCTGGTTGCGTTCTTCAAGTTTGTAAACAAGCACTTAGATATTGTGATCGCCGAGGATATGCCACCAGCACGGCATTAGAGCAACTGACTATTCCGGATGTCGGAAAAAAACATGGGAAACGAGATCGTGTTCTGACTGATGTTGAACTAGGTGGATTATGGAGATTACTTCATAGCAATGAAATACAGACATATTACCAAGACATGCTTTTGCTGATTACTGTCTTTTGCGCTAGAACGGGTGAGGTCAGACTTTCAACATGGGATGAATGGGATCTTAATGCCAAACTCTGGACTGTCCCGAAAGAAAACAGTAAGACTGGTGAGCGCATCACCAGACCTATTCCTGATCGAGTGATTCCTTGGCTGGTGGATATGAGTCAGCGAAATAAAGGGCCTTTCATCCTTGGCGAGGTTAGAGAACCGGATGCTGTTAGTCAGTTTGGTCGAAGATTATACAAGCATAGAATATTGAATCATGGTGAAGGCTGGTCTCTACACAGCTTACGGCACACGTTTATTACAAAAAATGCCGACTTGGGTGCACCTCCTCATATCGTGGAGTTACTAGCTGGGCATGAACTGGGTGGGGTATTTAGTGTTTATAACAAAGGCGAATATTTAATGGAGAAAAAGCAGGTCTTGGATAGATATCTTGATCGGTTGGAATTATTAGCTGGACTAACAGTGTGAAATGCATTCGTAATGCGAAGGTCGCAGGTTCAACTCCTGTTACCGGCACCAATAAAATCAGTAACATATGTAGACTCATCCTTTCCATTTTTCCTTTAAATCCACTTTGCGTACTTGTTTAGCAAAACATAAAATCCGTCTACATGTCTTTCTTCGTTTATTATTCGGAGCTGATTTTCTATAAAAACATCAATGCAGGAGAATAAATTGGGTTTATACGACAGGATTAATGACCAGATTGAAAAGTCTCAGAATGCTAGTTCTCAGTTCATCAGTCTGAGAAATATCTACATATATCTTAAAAATCATCACGCAGAAGCAAGCAGCGAATCATTACTTTCATCATTGGATGCTGAATACCAGAGTCTTGAGGTAAAGCCTCAATTCTATGAGTTAAATGGTGGGCGTTTAATGCAGATTAATCAGCATTTTCAGATCCCGGCAAAAGCATCCTCATTTGAGGCGCTAGGAAAAAGCTTTCCAATTACATTATCTCGGATCATATCTGATATTAAGAATGATCCATTAGAACACCAATCAGCTAAGAAATATGGGTTCATCAGAGATGAGATCAATAAGGCTCTGGGAATTGATTTTCCTGAAATGCCTTGCGAGCTCCGTGACTATGAAGCTGAACTTTCTGAGTTAAGAGCCGAAAATGAAAAATTGAAAGCAAGCAAAAAGAAACCTCATCCTAATTCAGAAAGAAATGCGGTTGATAGAGAAGATGTATTAAGTGCATTGATTTCAATTCTTTACGAGCCGGAATTCTATATAAGTGAACAACAACTCAAGAGAGCCAAAATTCCTGATTTAACAATTCGTAAGTTGATAAAGATATTAAACTCTGTATTACCAAATCAAACGCAGTTGGTAAAAATTTTAAATGAAAAGAGTCGATTGTTTTGGCCTATTGATAATGAACCGCCTATAGGTGATGAAACTATTAAGGTACATCTATCGGAATCCATTAATCGTATAAAAAATGCACAGTAGTCTGTACAGAGTACATAAGTACTCTGTAATTTTTGCTGGTATTTGTGTGCTTTAATCGCCTGGTATCGAATTGATGCAAATAATTTCAACTCATATACAGGAGCATTTATGCACGATGACAAAAGCATACCCAAAACAACTATGTCAGAGAAGATCACTTCGTTTTATCAGCCACAACGCATGATCCGTATCAAGATGATGTTGGAATGGTTGGACTGCAGCAGAACTACGTTGTATCGCTGGGTTCAGGATGGCAAATTTCCAAAGCCAAAAATGAATGGCGGACGTACTTTAGGTTGGACATACAGTCAATATGAACAGTGGTTGACGGAACACTAAACAATACAAAAGGCTGGCATCGTCCAGCTTTTTTTTCATCTGTTTCATCGAAACAATTTGAAACAAGAAAACATTAAATCCAGCTAAATAAAACAAAATCTTATATGTCTCAAGACCAGCACACACAAGACTTTGCGGGTGATTTATATTCATCAGAAAGTCCGGATATTAATAATATTACCCGCCCTTATTCTGACGTTGAAGTGATCAAACCCAAAGGAGAGTTCCTATTCAACGACTTTCTGTGGAAAGTACTTCCTGCGAACGATCAGCAAAACGGAAAAATGATGAAACGTATCTTTGAAATTGTTGATCAAGTATCAGGGCTGTCATCTCGTTTTCTTGCTGTTCGCTATGATTTGCATTTGAAGGAATTCCAATCAAATAACCAGGTGATTGATATTTTCCATAAGAATCTATTTGGTCAATTACGCAAACGCTACCCGAGGTCTTTTCTCAGTTACATATGGGTTCGAGAAAGAAACGAAGCCGATGCACAGCACTATCATTATGCTTTGATGATGGATGGAAACTACATTCGTAGCCCAAACAAATTAAATGATATTGTAAAAATGTGTTGGGAAGAGGCTGCTGGTGGATCTGTCTGGTTTCCTGACAATATGACTTACTTTGTTAAGCCGAATGATATTGACACTTACAGCAAGCTAATGATTCGTCTTAGCTATTTTGGAAAGAATGCGACTAAGGAGTCTTCGGATGTCTGTAAGAAACGTATAGGTTTTGGAATACGGAAAGCACGAAAGACGGGGTCAATGTCAGCCAAAACATATAAGAAACTAGAAACGCAAGATTCTGAGCTTGTACAAGCAGTTGAGCCTGAGTTTAAAAATGTTTCTACGAATGTAGAACCAGAATCAGCGCTAAGTTTCTGCGGTAAGTTGGATAAATATTTTACACATGATCATTCTCTGGAGTTATTAAAGCCACCAGCACAGCCTATTAAGTATGATGTATTAAATCGATGGGTGGTTTGGTCGCGCCCTGATTGGAAATGGCATCGTCTGAATTATGTTTATGAAGCATTGTCTACGGGTGTTTGTTTATCGGAATATGCTGAAAAATACGCATTAAGCCTTACTCGCACCTACGCGAATTTCCGCCAAGTAGGTGGGCAGAGTCTTCGTACAATTCATTGGGCTTGGCATAGACGTTGTTTGTATTTTAGTGATATGTCACTGAGCGAATACATTGCTGAAAAAACACTATATTCAAACATGGCCGTTAGGCAATTACAACGCAGACCAATGTCGGAGTTTTGGAGTAGGCATTTTGATAATTATTACCGTAAATATTGGCTGCAGGGTTATACCGTTTCGTATTATTGCCGTGTTTACAGTTTAAATGTTAGTACAGCAAGACGGTATCTGGTCGACTTCCCTAATGCTGCATTGATCGATCCGTTTGTTTTGAAACCCTGGTTGTGATCACTTCAGATTAACTTTCACAATTGATCGCTTTTTATCAGAACGAAAAAGAACGACGTACAAGTAATGCATCATAAAATGAGGTGAATTGGTTGTGTTCTGCGTAATTGTGTATTGTTCTGATGCATAAAACTCGCAGTTCTGAGGTGATCACCAGGGATGTGATCACACTGATATGATCGCTTTAGTGATCGGATTATCTTGGAGATCTGCGATCGCAAAGCATCAAACTGTACCTTTCCAATACTATCCACCTGATAAATATGACAGAATGAGTCTTGTTGCAGATGAATCTGTCTGTCGGTGTCTGTAGTCGATGGAGGGTATATGAACAGCGCCAGATTACCCGTTGAACGATTTGCATTCTTAGAAATGCTGGCCTTTTGGATGGGTGAGGTAAGGAATAAGAACTTAGAGAAACAGTTCAACATCACCCGCCAGCAAGCCTATAAAGATTTTACTCTGCATCAGCAATTGCACCTCAATTGCCTCATTAAAACGGATAAAGCCTGCTACGAATATGCTGATAATGCCAAATGTCACTATTTTGATGGTGGTTTAGACGATTTTCTTCTCTGGTTAGAAACAGGCCATTTCGCTATATCAACGCCATTACCGAATACGTTTACTTCTCGTCTTAAATTACCAGAGCGTCATGCTTCCCGTCATATTGTTGCTACATTAGTTCGAGCAATTCACCAGCAACTGCGAATTGAAGTGAACTACATTTCACTCTCAAACCCTGAAGAAGAAGGGCGTATTTTCAGCCCGCATAGCATTGTTAAAGCCGGATCTCGTTTTCATGTCAGGGGTTATTGCGAGAAAGCGAAAGGATATCGTGATTTCGTTTTAAGTCGCTTTCGTGAAGAGGTTCAAATCGAAGGGCCGTCTCCCTATACCATCGAACAAGATGTTGCTTGGCAAACAAACGTCACACTGATTTTATCGTCCGATCCTCGTCTCAGTGCCGCACAAACTCAGGTATTAGCACACGACTTTAAAATGGATGACGGTCAGCTTCATATTTCAACCCGAGCTGCACTTGCTGACTATCTACTCAAGGAAATGCAAGTCAACACCAAATATCTTGATGGTAAACCCGAAGCGCAACAACTGGTGTTGGTAAACCGAGATGACATCAAACAGTGGCTTTTTAATAGTTGACCTGATTTTACAAGTAGGAAGGTAACCTCAGTTAACCTGAGGATTTATACAGTATTGAGAGTTTCTTATGGCTACTTTATTTTCTGTTTTATGGTCTGATTTGCGAGTAATAGCTAATGCCTAACGTAATGAACAATGAATTAGACGGCGAGTTTATTGCTCACGTAAAGCAGACGGACGATGGTGACTGGAAATTGCATGAATTATCGGATCACTTGAAAAGTGTCAGTGAACTTGCTGCTAAATTTGCACAGTCCTTCAATGGTCAAAATTGGGCCATTTTAGCGGGTCTTTGGCATGACTTAGGAAAATATCGACCTGCATTCCAGCAATATATCAGAAATGTCTCTGGTTATAACTTAGAGGCTCATGTTGAACAATCTGGAAAAACTGTTCACTCAGAAGCTGGTGCCATACATGCGGTTGCTTGGAATAAGGCCGCAGGTAGATTTTTAGCTTATCTTATTGCTGGCCATCACTCTGGTTTACCAGATTGGAATAAAGCTGAAGCTGGAGGTTCAAGTCTTTTTAACCGATTGGTTAGAGCAGAACAGGAACAACATTTAACGGAAGTACTGAATGCATCAGACATACCGCCGGATGTAGTTAACTCTCCTGTAATTATTAGTGAATTATCCAAACCACTTGGTGGTTCAAATGGGCTACATTTATGGTTGCGGATGCTATTTTCTTGTCTGGTCGATGCTGATTTTCTTGATACAGAACGCTTCATGGATCCTTTATCGGCACAAGAAAGAGTAAATATCTATTCACTTGAATATTTGAAACAACGATTTGATGATTATATGTCGATTAAATCAGCCTCTGCTGAACCGACATTAGTCAACCAAAAACGAGCTGAAATACTCCGTGATTGTCGAAGTGCAGCATTAGAAAGTCAGGGGGTATTTACACTGACAGTGCCAACAGGGGGCGGAAAAACTTTATCGGGAATGGCTTTCGCCCTTGAGCATGCCATAAAGCATAATAAACAGCGGATCATCATCGCCATTCCTTATACCAGCATCATTGAACAGACGGCTGATCAATATCGCCTGATTTTTGGAGATGATGCAGTACTTGAACATCATTCAAATTTTGACCCTGAGTCGTCTACACAGGAAAACGCTAAGAATCGATTAGCGGCTGAAAACTGGGATACTCCGATCATTGTGACGACAAATGTGCAGTTGCTGGAGTCCCTCTTTGCTGCGAAGACTAGTCGTTGCCGGAAACTGCATAACATTGCTAATTCAGTCATTATTTTGGATGAAGCGCAATTATTACCACCTGATTATTTAAAACCAATTCTTAGTGTTCTCAGACTATTAACTGAGCACTACGGTGTGACTTTGGTTTTGTCTACCGCAACGCAACCAGCATTAGGAACAACCAAAAATAGTTTTGATCGCGTTGTATTCGAAGGGCTTGATG
Proteins encoded:
- a CDS encoding PAS domain S-box protein, whose protein sequence is MSTTNANIAAVGTITIDEMGRITAFDDVAVRLFGYESAEVVGKNVSMLMPEPYHSQHDGYLARYHQTSTPHVIGKGREVTGRRKDGSLFPVWLAVNEVTFGANRLFVGCIVDLSDLKATKADLLSSTEVTRAILETAVNPIITIGAKGHICSFNPAAERMFQYTASEAIGRNVNMLMPSPYREEHDGYLSRYLQEGNPRIIGVGREVTAQRKDGSIVPIHLSVGAMKISGEPMFVGIISDISEQKRHEAELQAKKAAEAGSRAKSAFLAHMSHEIRTPMNAILGFTELALQDHTLSPETAKHLDTIYGSARALLTIINDILDVSRLEAGKYKLEIIGFHLPNMIAETVELMHQRAAEKDLIISIKYDRHLPQRVKGDPTRLRQVILNLLSNAVKFTNKGSIKVVVSATSKPDRIQFDVIDSGIGMSEAEMTKVFEPFMQADSSISRRFGGTGLGTTICKQIIELMNGDIWLESQLGVGTTVHFVVPLPETEPDQICLYEEIQNKSEDFIPPRLFNVLLVEDLENNAYLATIRLKQIGHEVEWAKNGLEAIAAYQKGGHDLILMDVMMPVMDGLQATREIRQLESLQEKHIPIIALTASVMKEDEMKYLEAGMDAIAGKPIDFDQLFSLMEAMVPQGAGRINHAIMIEMPVNKNIDLTPLSPAADYQKAMKNWVDVYAYIKALTQFSQQQIDDADIILHLLEQHPDDVEPARAVAHALKGLAGNLALSKVADLAVHIDGHLKSGRRDEASRLLAPLRQALIEADNCIQTLSLPNDASVLLKDFDLVAVQQLFQQLSLALDELNPDSTEPIMKQISEYVRGSDLAEIYHHIERFDFHSAKKELRKLAQSLLANRRSE
- a CDS encoding HD domain-containing phosphohydrolase; this encodes MKKKILLVDDEPNNLQLLRQILRASYQLIFAHNGQSALAAVAAHHPDLILLDVMMPDLDGYEVCRRLKADPLTHDIPVIFVTAMGDVDDEAAGFDVGAVDYIHKPVSPAIVIRRVQTHLSLVHVKELEDSQREAIYMLGAAGHYNDNDTGLHVWRMAAYARALAEAFGWPEHLAERLELAAPLHDTGKIGIPDGILKAPRKLTAEEWVTMRQHSLIGYEILQCSHTPIFKMAAEIALYHHEKWDGSGYPKGLAGDNIPQSAQIVAIADVFDALTMKRSYKEAWSVEASLEDMRANSGTHFNPALLTIFLNILPKILNIKKEWDEKD
- a CDS encoding integrase arm-type DNA-binding domain-containing protein, with product MSVNKLNDNKLKALLKKSVEKESWIADGDGLAIRAQISGNLTWYYRYRLGGRDTKLERLLLGKYPDLSLSAARKLRDKCRAWLAENKDPRFMLDRDTQETLKPVTVKDALEYWVNNYAAHNRKYPEKDRSQLQVHIYSKIGSVPLHMADRRHWLSALEQITRKGSPVAAGCVLQVCKQALRYCDRRGYATSTALEQLTIPDVGKKHGKRDRVLTDVELGGLWRLLHSNEIQTYYQDMLLLITVFCARTGEVRLSTWDEWDLNAKLWTVPKENSKTGERITRPIPDRVIPWLVDMSQRNKGPFILGEVREPDAVSQFGRRLYKHRILNHGEGWSLHSLRHTFITKNADLGAPPHIVELLAGHELGGVFSVYNKGEYLMEKKQVLDRYLDRLELLAGLTV
- a CDS encoding AlpA family phage regulatory protein codes for the protein MHDDKSIPKTTMSEKITSFYQPQRMIRIKMMLEWLDCSRTTLYRWVQDGKFPKPKMNGGRTLGWTYSQYEQWLTEH
- a CDS encoding inovirus-type Gp2 protein, with the protein product MSQDQHTQDFAGDLYSSESPDINNITRPYSDVEVIKPKGEFLFNDFLWKVLPANDQQNGKMMKRIFEIVDQVSGLSSRFLAVRYDLHLKEFQSNNQVIDIFHKNLFGQLRKRYPRSFLSYIWVRERNEADAQHYHYALMMDGNYIRSPNKLNDIVKMCWEEAAGGSVWFPDNMTYFVKPNDIDTYSKLMIRLSYFGKNATKESSDVCKKRIGFGIRKARKTGSMSAKTYKKLETQDSELVQAVEPEFKNVSTNVEPESALSFCGKLDKYFTHDHSLELLKPPAQPIKYDVLNRWVVWSRPDWKWHRLNYVYEALSTGVCLSEYAEKYALSLTRTYANFRQVGGQSLRTIHWAWHRRCLYFSDMSLSEYIAEKTLYSNMAVRQLQRRPMSEFWSRHFDNYYRKYWLQGYTVSYYCRVYSLNVSTARRYLVDFPNAALIDPFVLKPWL
- a CDS encoding WYL domain-containing protein, whose translation is MNSARLPVERFAFLEMLAFWMGEVRNKNLEKQFNITRQQAYKDFTLHQQLHLNCLIKTDKACYEYADNAKCHYFDGGLDDFLLWLETGHFAISTPLPNTFTSRLKLPERHASRHIVATLVRAIHQQLRIEVNYISLSNPEEEGRIFSPHSIVKAGSRFHVRGYCEKAKGYRDFVLSRFREEVQIEGPSPYTIEQDVAWQTNVTLILSSDPRLSAAQTQVLAHDFKMDDGQLHISTRAALADYLLKEMQVNTKYLDGKPEAQQLVLVNRDDIKQWLFNS
- the cas3 gene encoding CRISPR-associated helicase Cas3'; this encodes MNNELDGEFIAHVKQTDDGDWKLHELSDHLKSVSELAAKFAQSFNGQNWAILAGLWHDLGKYRPAFQQYIRNVSGYNLEAHVEQSGKTVHSEAGAIHAVAWNKAAGRFLAYLIAGHHSGLPDWNKAEAGGSSLFNRLVRAEQEQHLTEVLNASDIPPDVVNSPVIISELSKPLGGSNGLHLWLRMLFSCLVDADFLDTERFMDPLSAQERVNIYSLEYLKQRFDDYMSIKSASAEPTLVNQKRAEILRDCRSAALESQGVFTLTVPTGGGKTLSGMAFALEHAIKHNKQRIIIAIPYTSIIEQTADQYRLIFGDDAVLEHHSNFDPESSTQENAKNRLAAENWDTPIIVTTNVQLLESLFAAKTSRCRKLHNIANSVIILDEAQLLPPDYLKPILSVLRLLTEHYGVTLVLSTATQPALGTTKNSFDRVVFEGLDAKKEIISDVNGLFSQLNRVEIQKPSDFSIRYTWDELAQELLQYPSVLVIVNSRRDARELYELMPEGTIHLSALMCGEHRSKVIFDIKKRLKAGENLRVVSTQLVEAGVDLDFPVVFRALAGLDSIAQAAGRCNREGKLGKGKVVVFQPPKSPAKGLLLFGEQATKTVWHQKENDLLSHQLFNSYFRQFFAQVDSDAHQIMPLLIQEPGVVQFRSAAERFRLISDIGKSILVPYGENGFDLMDQLKREGPHRKLMRKLQRYSVSVYEPEFLALKKIGAVEELSPEVFGICVTNAYDGSLGLLPADKIYTGDPAQSVI